From a region of the Nonlabens dokdonensis DSW-6 genome:
- a CDS encoding T9SS type A sorting domain-containing protein, translating into MKYPFKLLSFLILFSFLGFSQDEGTFWYFGENAGLDFSTSPPSSISDGALNSFEGCSTISDGLGNLLMYTDGTTIWNRNHIPMPNGTGLSGNSSSAQSSTIIKDLNSPNLYYILSVGVSSGLYYSIVDMNLENGLGNVVNGRRNILIDQNTQEKVTFTINSAGDAYWIITFDEPEYKVYRAAGGIVFSSSLVTSNLPATSILADNRGMLKVSPDGTKLINTSVGDGAIMTTFDRSTGIVSNPIQLFGLGFNNFYGAEFSPDSNLVYLNGNSSLTGNNCGTSNQREIYQYQIGGSANWNTQPIALGGSIGANSGRGALQLAKDGKIYFARTCQPWLGVINNPTVIGTGANYVDDAVPLANSSLSREGLPNTYVFDYRDTYNTIIGSSVLDVDSNGCDVTDPAFSNLFYTLSSSNFNSYAISNQNGTYETLSPNGIFTLTPQPENPTYWNFSPANVVVDFPTQTSPFTQDFCVTANGTIEDLEVFVLPLEQARPGFDTDYKVVIKNKGNQTASGSVTLDFEEDFMTLLSTNPNAGNTPSNQLSWSFSNLQPFQMEEYEFTMTLNTPTQATNPLNGGDTLIFTGTVTGTGIDAMPADNTMVFDQTVVNSYDPNDKTCLEGETIEPSDVGEYVHYMIRFENTGTASAVNVVIKDEIDLTQFDITTLIPLGGSHDYYTRIREGNVVEFIHENINLDFNDATNDGHVLFKIKTLNTLTDGDTFDNTAEIYFDFNFPIVTNTETVTIMTTASIGETTDRSISVYPNPAKDFITVSSVNKLKSATLIDVNGRTLSQTNFTGNTTEQRISLDKLTSGVYFVTIQSDLGKKVEKVIVE; encoded by the coding sequence ATGAAATATCCTTTTAAGCTTTTATCATTTTTAATTTTGTTTTCGTTTTTGGGCTTTTCTCAAGATGAAGGTACATTTTGGTATTTTGGAGAAAATGCTGGACTTGATTTTTCTACAAGTCCTCCATCAAGCATTTCGGATGGAGCTTTAAACTCTTTTGAAGGTTGTTCAACTATAAGCGATGGTCTAGGTAATTTATTAATGTATACCGACGGTACTACCATCTGGAATCGAAATCACATTCCTATGCCTAATGGCACTGGTTTATCAGGCAATTCGTCTAGTGCTCAGTCTTCTACTATAATCAAAGATCTAAACAGTCCTAATTTGTATTATATTCTTAGTGTGGGTGTTTCTTCAGGATTATATTACTCCATTGTAGATATGAATTTAGAAAATGGATTGGGAAATGTAGTTAATGGAAGAAGAAATATACTAATCGATCAAAACACTCAGGAGAAAGTAACTTTTACTATAAATAGTGCAGGTGATGCATACTGGATCATAACTTTTGATGAGCCCGAATATAAAGTTTATCGCGCCGCAGGAGGAATTGTTTTTAGTTCAAGTTTGGTAACATCAAATTTGCCAGCGACTTCGATTTTAGCCGATAATCGTGGGATGTTAAAAGTTTCACCTGATGGCACAAAATTAATTAATACAAGTGTTGGTGATGGAGCTATTATGACCACATTTGACCGTTCTACTGGTATCGTAAGTAATCCGATTCAATTATTTGGTTTAGGATTTAATAATTTTTATGGAGCAGAATTTAGTCCAGATTCTAACCTTGTTTATTTAAATGGGAATTCATCATTGACAGGTAATAACTGTGGGACATCAAATCAAAGAGAAATTTATCAATATCAAATTGGTGGCTCGGCAAATTGGAATACTCAACCTATTGCATTAGGAGGTTCAATAGGAGCAAACTCTGGTCGTGGTGCATTACAATTGGCCAAAGACGGAAAGATTTATTTTGCCAGAACTTGTCAGCCTTGGTTAGGAGTAATTAATAACCCAACTGTTATAGGTACAGGAGCTAATTATGTGGATGATGCTGTTCCATTAGCTAATAGTAGTCTAAGTAGGGAAGGTCTACCTAATACCTATGTTTTTGATTATCGAGATACTTACAATACTATTATAGGAAGTTCTGTTCTAGACGTTGATAGTAATGGTTGTGACGTGACTGACCCAGCATTTTCAAATTTATTTTATACACTTAGTTCCAGTAACTTCAATTCTTATGCTATTTCAAATCAAAATGGCACTTATGAAACATTATCTCCAAACGGGATTTTCACACTTACTCCACAACCTGAAAACCCAACCTACTGGAATTTTTCACCAGCAAATGTGGTAGTAGACTTTCCAACTCAAACCAGTCCATTCACTCAAGACTTTTGCGTCACCGCAAATGGTACCATTGAAGACTTAGAGGTATTTGTTCTACCATTAGAACAAGCTCGTCCAGGTTTTGATACAGACTATAAAGTGGTAATAAAAAACAAAGGAAATCAAACGGCAAGTGGTTCAGTGACTCTGGACTTTGAAGAAGATTTTATGACCTTACTTTCTACTAATCCTAATGCAGGAAACACACCTAGCAATCAATTAAGTTGGTCATTTAGTAATTTGCAGCCTTTTCAAATGGAAGAATATGAGTTTACCATGACTTTAAATACGCCTACTCAGGCTACGAATCCATTAAATGGTGGTGATACCTTAATCTTTACAGGAACTGTTACCGGAACAGGAATAGACGCCATGCCAGCAGACAACACCATGGTATTTGATCAAACGGTTGTTAATTCTTATGATCCTAATGATAAAACTTGTCTGGAAGGAGAAACTATCGAACCTAGCGATGTCGGAGAATATGTGCATTACATGATCCGTTTTGAAAACACAGGAACAGCTAGTGCGGTTAATGTGGTGATTAAAGATGAAATAGACTTGACTCAGTTTGATATCACGACATTGATTCCGTTAGGTGGTAGTCACGATTATTATACGAGAATCAGAGAAGGAAACGTGGTAGAATTCATTCATGAAAACATCAATCTAGATTTTAACGATGCGACTAATGATGGTCATGTATTATTTAAAATCAAAACGTTGAACACCTTAACTGATGGCGATACATTTGATAATACGGCTGAGATTTATTTTGATTTTAATTTCCCGATCGTGACAAATACAGAAACGGTAACTATAATGACTACAGCAAGTATAGGAGAAACTACGGATCGTTCCATTTCAGTATATCCTAATCCTGCAAAAGATTTTATAACAGTTTCCTCAGTGAACAAGCTTAAGAGTGCCACATTAATTGATGTAAACGGTAGAACTTTATCTCAAACTAATTTTACCGGAAACACAACAGAACAACGCATTTCTTTAGATAAGCTAACTTCAGGAGTTTACTTTGTCACAATTCAGAGTGATTTAGGTAAAAAGGTAGAGAAAGTGATTGTGGAGTAA